In Deinococcus sp. QL22, the following are encoded in one genomic region:
- a CDS encoding GNAT family N-acetyltransferase yields the protein MGRDVMNDLKPGTVGESGAVTPDIRPMTAAEAQLALPALRELRPHASALASAETFAAHLGTAAPEHYRLAGAFESGREEAAAVAGYRIMTTLAFGRMLYLDDLSTLPAARGRGHALALLRWLESEARRLDCKALHLDSGVGSHRFDAHRLYLKAGLNITCHHFEKVLT from the coding sequence ATGGGACGTGATGTGATGAACGATCTGAAACCGGGAACAGTGGGGGAGAGTGGCGCGGTGACGCCTGACATTCGCCCGATGACGGCGGCTGAGGCGCAGTTGGCACTGCCTGCCCTGCGTGAATTGCGGCCCCACGCCTCTGCTTTGGCCAGTGCCGAAACTTTTGCAGCGCATTTAGGAACCGCAGCGCCCGAACACTACCGCCTCGCCGGAGCCTTCGAATCCGGGCGTGAGGAGGCCGCAGCGGTGGCAGGCTACCGGATCATGACCACGCTGGCGTTTGGCCGAATGCTGTACCTGGATGACCTGTCTACGTTGCCTGCTGCACGCGGGCGCGGTCACGCTCTGGCCCTGCTGCGCTGGCTGGAATCCGAGGCGCGGCGGCTGGACTGCAAAGCACTTCATCTGGATTCGGGCGTGGGGTCACACCGCTTCGACGCCCACCGCCTTTACCTGAAAGCAGGCCTGAATATCACCTGCCACCACTTCGAAAAGGTGCTGACATGA
- a CDS encoding pyridoxamine 5'-phosphate oxidase family protein codes for MTASYYDPRTRDPSISRRPNNRRDDEWIRALLARVRVGRISSVWVGDDGEAFPFITPLAFAYRPDTHDIVYHTNIAGRLRANTEQGMPAPARTTFEASELGALLPSNDPLELSVQYRSVIAFGTARILTDEGEARAALTVMSERVFPGLVVGRDTRPISVNDLARTCVYALSITHWSGKENWQPAAAQTDEWPDLSSELARLNPAQD; via the coding sequence ATGACCGCTTCCTACTACGATCCCCGCACCCGTGACCCCAGCATCAGCCGCCGCCCCAACAATCGCCGCGACGATGAATGGATTCGGGCACTCCTGGCCCGTGTGCGCGTAGGCCGGATTTCCAGCGTGTGGGTGGGCGACGACGGCGAAGCCTTCCCGTTCATTACGCCGCTGGCTTTTGCCTACCGCCCCGACACACACGACATCGTGTACCACACCAATATTGCGGGTCGGCTTCGGGCCAATACAGAGCAGGGTATGCCTGCCCCCGCCCGCACCACGTTCGAGGCGTCCGAATTGGGGGCGCTGCTGCCCAGCAACGATCCGCTGGAACTGTCGGTGCAGTACCGCAGCGTCATCGCGTTCGGCACGGCCAGAATCCTTACCGATGAAGGCGAGGCCCGCGCCGCGCTGACCGTCATGTCCGAGCGGGTCTTTCCGGGCCTTGTGGTCGGACGCGATACCCGGCCTATTTCGGTCAACGATCTGGCGCGTACCTGTGTGTATGCCCTCAGCATCACGCACTGGAGCGGCAAGGAAAACTGGCAACCTGCCGCCGCCCAAACCGACGAGTGGCCCGATCTGTCATCGGAGTTGGCCCGCCTGAATCCGGCACAGGACTGA
- a CDS encoding aminotransferase class III-fold pyridoxal phosphate-dependent enzyme has product MTVQDPIQTEQTATNAAPSHWLSAENRHDSGVYNKHQVVMVRGKGSNVWDESGREYIDCVGGYGVATIGHSHPDVVQAIRDQADTLLVMPQSLPNDKRAEFLTELVSVLPEGLDRVFLCNSGTEAMEAAKKFAITATGRQHFVSMKRGFSGRSLGALALTWEPKYREPFGDAVDNKNVSFVTYGNIEELRAAITEDTAAVILEPVQGEGGVRPANAEFIRAARQITREKGALLIMDEIQTGFCRTGKMFAVEHFCAESCQDADGIRCGCNVASDCLVKPDGMTLAKAMAGGVPIGAFVMTGDVADKMPKGGHGTTFGGNPLSMAAGVAAIRAMKNEGMAEQARVKGNYFMEKLRAIKSTKIREVRGLGLMIGVELKEKSAPYIDALEHQEGVLALQATPLVVRFLPPVVITTEQIDSVVAAFERVLNSVNPRAERVAQLAEQAGEKQSE; this is encoded by the coding sequence ATGACCGTACAAGACCCTATTCAGACTGAACAGACCGCAACCAACGCTGCCCCGTCTCACTGGCTCAGCGCCGAAAATCGGCACGATAGCGGCGTATATAACAAGCATCAGGTCGTGATGGTACGCGGTAAAGGCTCTAACGTCTGGGATGAAAGTGGCCGTGAATATATCGACTGCGTGGGCGGCTACGGCGTCGCCACCATCGGCCACAGCCACCCCGACGTGGTCCAGGCCATCCGCGATCAGGCCGATACGCTGCTGGTGATGCCCCAGAGCCTGCCCAACGACAAGCGGGCCGAATTTCTGACCGAACTGGTGAGCGTGCTGCCCGAAGGCCTGGACCGTGTATTCCTGTGCAACAGCGGCACCGAGGCGATGGAAGCGGCCAAGAAGTTTGCTATTACCGCCACGGGCCGCCAGCACTTCGTGAGCATGAAACGCGGCTTTAGCGGGCGCTCGCTGGGAGCCCTGGCCCTGACCTGGGAACCCAAGTACCGTGAGCCGTTTGGCGACGCCGTAGACAACAAAAACGTGTCGTTCGTGACCTATGGCAACATCGAGGAACTGCGGGCGGCCATTACCGAAGACACCGCCGCCGTGATTCTGGAACCCGTGCAGGGAGAAGGCGGCGTGCGCCCCGCCAACGCCGAGTTTATTCGTGCGGCACGCCAGATTACCCGTGAAAAGGGTGCGCTGCTGATCATGGACGAAATCCAGACCGGATTCTGCCGCACCGGAAAAATGTTTGCCGTAGAACACTTCTGCGCCGAGTCCTGCCAGGACGCCGACGGCATTCGCTGCGGTTGTAACGTGGCCTCCGATTGTCTGGTCAAGCCTGACGGAATGACGCTGGCCAAAGCGATGGCAGGCGGCGTGCCCATCGGCGCGTTCGTCATGACCGGCGACGTGGCCGACAAGATGCCCAAGGGCGGACACGGCACCACCTTTGGCGGCAATCCCCTGAGCATGGCCGCCGGAGTCGCTGCCATCCGCGCCATGAAGAACGAAGGCATGGCCGAGCAGGCCCGAGTGAAGGGCAACTACTTCATGGAGAAACTGCGGGCCATCAAGTCCACCAAAATCCGTGAAGTGCGCGGCCTCGGCCTGATGATCGGCGTGGAACTTAAAGAGAAGAGTGCGCCCTACATCGACGCGCTGGAGCACCAGGAAGGCGTGTTGGCCCTGCAAGCGACGCCACTGGTCGTGCGGTTCCTGCCGCCTGTCGTCATCACCACCGAGCAGATCGATAGTGTTGTCGCTGCCTTCGAGCGTGTGCTGAACAGTGTGAATCCCCGTGCAGAGCGTGTGGCGCAACTGGCGGAGCAGGCTGGGGAAAAGCAGAGCGAGTAG
- a CDS encoding MATE family efflux transporter, which produces MTVTSSPPSESIQNSLPPPTPALSPAREMASIAVPVSLEMVLQLVLTFVNQVIVGRLGAVAVAAVGLSGSVSFMFFVTLGALGSGTSILVARRAGANDQAGVNGTLTVALGVSLVVAGLLTVPIVLGAAPLLRLAGGAADVTATAIPYMQVVMLALVPGVLGWILSGALRSLGHARTPMVATMITVLVESIIAYGLVFGVGPLPTLGVVGAAWAIVIAQTLKALLLAYQVYGPRHLAALVLPARNAWRGIAGPLLTVAAPLAFTEFAWSLGGFMYAAVFARVGTVALAASQIVLTLEGIFIVGSFGLMSAATVLIGRSLGAGDAPGAVTWLHRITRAGLLTGLGFGVLFALSALLLPLVFPAVGQEVRNIAFFGILINAATQVFKVRNMIVGGGVLPSAGDGKGVILGDVVGAFVVGLPLAIWLGLYTPLGVWGVFLARGLEEIVKVIIFEVRRRRINWPKLAQEQQGKEVVSGH; this is translated from the coding sequence ATGACGGTAACCTCTTCCCCTCCTTCTGAATCGATTCAAAATTCTTTGCCGCCGCCCACCCCAGCCCTTTCGCCCGCCCGTGAGATGGCCAGTATCGCCGTACCCGTCAGCCTGGAGATGGTGCTGCAATTGGTCTTGACCTTCGTGAATCAGGTCATCGTGGGCCGGTTGGGCGCAGTGGCAGTGGCCGCAGTGGGCCTGTCCGGAAGCGTGAGTTTTATGTTCTTCGTGACGCTGGGCGCACTGGGTTCGGGAACAAGCATTCTGGTGGCGCGGCGGGCCGGGGCAAATGATCAGGCAGGCGTGAACGGCACGCTGACTGTCGCATTGGGCGTCAGTTTGGTGGTGGCGGGCCTGCTGACCGTGCCCATCGTGCTGGGTGCAGCACCCCTTCTGCGTCTGGCGGGCGGCGCGGCAGACGTGACGGCCACAGCCATTCCGTATATGCAGGTGGTCATGCTGGCGCTGGTGCCGGGGGTTCTGGGCTGGATTCTGAGCGGGGCGCTGCGCTCCTTGGGCCACGCCCGCACGCCGATGGTCGCCACCATGATTACGGTACTGGTCGAAAGCATCATCGCGTATGGCCTGGTGTTCGGGGTCGGGCCGCTGCCGACTCTGGGTGTGGTGGGCGCGGCGTGGGCCATCGTCATTGCTCAAACGTTGAAGGCGCTGCTGCTGGCCTATCAGGTGTACGGGCCGCGCCACTTGGCCGCGCTGGTGCTGCCTGCCCGCAACGCCTGGCGCGGTATTGCTGGCCCGCTGCTCACGGTGGCCGCGCCGCTCGCTTTTACTGAATTTGCGTGGAGTCTCGGCGGATTCATGTACGCCGCCGTGTTTGCCCGCGTGGGCACGGTGGCGCTGGCCGCCAGCCAGATCGTGTTGACCCTGGAGGGCATTTTCATCGTGGGCAGCTTTGGCCTGATGAGCGCCGCCACTGTCCTGATTGGCCGTTCGTTGGGAGCCGGAGACGCGCCCGGAGCCGTGACCTGGCTGCACCGAATCACACGTGCAGGCCTGCTCACGGGCCTCGGCTTCGGCGTCCTGTTTGCTCTCAGCGCCCTGTTGTTACCGCTGGTGTTTCCGGCAGTCGGCCAGGAGGTTCGCAACATTGCCTTTTTCGGCATCCTGATCAACGCGGCCACTCAGGTCTTCAAGGTTCGCAACATGATCGTGGGCGGCGGTGTGCTGCCCAGCGCAGGCGACGGCAAAGGCGTGATTCTGGGCGACGTGGTGGGCGCGTTCGTGGTGGGCTTGCCGCTGGCGATCTGGCTGGGTCTCTACACACCGCTGGGCGTCTGGGGCGTGTTTTTGGCACGGGGCCTGGAAGAAATCGTCAAGGTCATCATCTTTGAAGTCCGCCGCCGCCGCATCAACTGGCCCAAGCTGGCACAGGAGCAGCAGGGGAAAGAGGTCGTCAGCGGGCACTGA
- a CDS encoding complex I NDUFA9 subunit family protein, which yields MRVLVTGATGFVGKAVVRELQDRGHEVFAGSRSGAAGSGGAVGLTLDVTDPGSVLRAVGQANPDAIIHLVGIITQQGTQTFERVHVEGTRNVLAALPRGARYVHMSALGARDNSDSRYSTSKARAEALVRASGTAFTIFQPSLIFGVGDDFFGRVLRELVSTAPIVPQIGNGQFPFRPVSVQDVSRAFVGALELPASVGQTYALTGPDEFTFRALLELELAALGKKKPIVAVPLALMNLAVPAMQILPKPPITADQYAMLKEGNTAPNEPARSTFSLPMLRLPDYLPDIVRQAVGKASGAAGEGVKGSRV from the coding sequence ATGAGGGTACTGGTCACAGGTGCAACAGGATTTGTAGGCAAAGCAGTGGTGCGGGAATTGCAAGACCGGGGCCACGAGGTGTTTGCGGGCAGCCGCAGCGGCGCGGCGGGCAGTGGGGGCGCGGTGGGCCTGACACTGGACGTGACCGACCCCGGCAGCGTGTTGCGGGCCGTTGGGCAGGCCAACCCAGACGCCATCATTCATCTGGTGGGCATCATTACGCAGCAGGGCACGCAAACCTTTGAGCGGGTGCATGTGGAAGGTACGCGCAACGTCCTGGCCGCCCTGCCACGGGGCGCACGCTACGTGCATATGAGCGCCCTTGGTGCACGCGACAACAGCGACAGCCGCTACAGCACTTCCAAAGCGCGCGCCGAGGCATTGGTCAGGGCCAGCGGTACGGCCTTCACCATTTTTCAGCCCAGCCTGATTTTTGGCGTCGGTGACGACTTTTTTGGCCGGGTCTTGCGCGAACTCGTCAGCACCGCGCCTATCGTGCCGCAGATCGGCAACGGGCAATTCCCCTTCCGCCCGGTGAGTGTGCAGGATGTGTCGCGGGCCTTCGTGGGAGCGCTGGAACTGCCCGCCAGCGTGGGCCAGACTTACGCCCTCACCGGCCCCGACGAATTCACCTTTCGGGCCCTGCTGGAACTGGAACTGGCCGCGCTGGGCAAAAAGAAACCCATTGTGGCCGTGCCGCTGGCCCTGATGAATCTGGCCGTGCCTGCCATGCAAATTTTGCCCAAGCCGCCTATTACCGCCGACCAGTACGCCATGCTGAAGGAAGGTAACACCGCGCCCAACGAACCCGCCCGCAGCACCTTCAGCCTGCCCATGCTGAGGCTGCCCGACTATTTGCCCGACATTGTGCGGCAAGCGGTGGGTAAGGCGTCTGGGGCGGCGGGGGAAGGCGTCAAAGGGTCAAGAGTCTAA
- a CDS encoding MerR family transcriptional regulator: MNDSGAPLNSPDQDSTAMFTASEVSARTGVLAVTLRQWERRYGFPSPARSESGYRLYSPQDLARIEVMQAFLRDGVPAGRAAELTVRGFLPGEGQPTDNPSTSPAERERAGEAWSGALLRALMTPDMAGASRILAEAQLHLSVEDVLLGVMAPALVNVGDLWARGEITIAHEHHASAFLRSRITALLDSEGESTTGPLLVAACAPGEQHEIGLMMLVLVLRRRGVRVTYLGANTPLGDLAIFARQVGAQGVLLAMNGDWALDATRGQWPDLNDLALPLFLGGGLLNARPELAETLGGIYAGPDAAQATQIILARLSGTVSKSGTISKSSTPAAQQAAAQPIQTNTTEEKA, translated from the coding sequence ATGAACGATTCCGGCGCTCCATTGAATTCGCCGGACCAGGACTCGACTGCCATGTTCACGGCGTCCGAAGTCTCTGCCCGCACGGGGGTGTTGGCCGTCACGCTGCGGCAGTGGGAGCGGCGCTACGGCTTTCCGTCGCCTGCCCGCAGCGAAAGTGGCTACCGCCTGTATTCACCCCAAGATCTGGCCCGCATCGAGGTGATGCAGGCCTTTTTGCGCGATGGCGTACCTGCGGGCCGTGCCGCCGAATTGACGGTACGCGGCTTTTTGCCAGGAGAAGGCCAACCCACCGATAACCCGTCTACGTCTCCTGCCGAGCGCGAACGGGCGGGTGAGGCATGGTCAGGGGCGCTGCTGCGTGCCCTGATGACACCCGACATGGCCGGGGCCAGCCGTATTCTGGCCGAGGCGCAACTGCATTTGTCTGTCGAGGACGTGTTGCTGGGCGTGATGGCCCCGGCGCTGGTAAATGTGGGCGACCTGTGGGCACGCGGCGAAATCACGATTGCCCACGAGCACCACGCCAGCGCCTTCCTGCGTTCCCGCATTACGGCGCTGCTGGACTCGGAGGGAGAAAGCACCACTGGGCCGCTGCTGGTGGCTGCGTGCGCTCCCGGCGAGCAGCACGAAATCGGGCTGATGATGCTGGTGCTGGTACTGCGCCGCCGGGGGGTGCGGGTCACGTACTTGGGGGCCAACACACCGCTGGGCGACCTGGCTATTTTTGCGCGGCAGGTGGGAGCACAGGGCGTATTGCTGGCCATGAACGGCGACTGGGCATTGGACGCCACGCGGGGCCAGTGGCCCGACCTGAACGATCTGGCGTTGCCCCTGTTTTTGGGCGGCGGCCTACTCAACGCCCGTCCCGAATTGGCAGAGACACTGGGCGGCATCTATGCTGGGCCAGATGCGGCGCAGGCCACGCAGATCATTCTGGCGCGGCTGTCTGGCACAGTGTCCAAGTCGGGCACGATATCCAAGTCATCCACGCCTGCGGCCCAGCAAGCGGCTGCACAACCCATCCAGACCAACACGACGGAGGAAAAAGCATGA